In one Desulfoferula mesophila genomic region, the following are encoded:
- the bla gene encoding class A beta-lactamase, subclass A2: MRQVRVVVIAFFLAGLLAVPTAPAALAQGNALAKRIAAIAAPLKMRVGVGLIMIEDGRVVSFHGDQRFPMQSVFKLPVALAVLSAVDQGRLALEQEIVVSPGDLRPHTWSPLREKYPQGARLPLAEILRYTVAQSDNNGCDILLGLLGGPATVNDFIHGLGIKDMAIRYDEARMQRDWQAQFANWSTPLALARLLRLFYQGKILSPPSTAFLLEVMLNTQAGAERIKGNLPPGTPVAHKTGTSGTRDGVRAALNDVGIITLPSGGHLAVAVLVSDCRENRATGEKAIAAIARAAYDHFSVADKPSPAD; encoded by the coding sequence GTGCGCCAGGTCCGGGTCGTTGTCATAGCGTTCTTTTTGGCCGGCCTGCTCGCGGTGCCTACGGCCCCGGCGGCCTTGGCCCAGGGCAATGCGTTGGCCAAACGCATCGCGGCCATCGCCGCGCCCCTGAAGATGCGGGTGGGGGTGGGCCTAATAATGATCGAGGACGGGCGGGTGGTGAGCTTTCACGGCGATCAGCGCTTTCCCATGCAAAGCGTGTTCAAGCTTCCCGTGGCCCTGGCCGTGCTCAGCGCGGTGGATCAGGGGCGGCTCGCCCTGGAGCAGGAGATAGTCGTCAGCCCCGGCGACCTGCGGCCCCATACCTGGAGCCCCCTCCGGGAGAAATATCCCCAGGGCGCCAGGCTGCCCTTGGCCGAGATCCTGCGCTACACCGTGGCCCAGAGCGACAACAACGGCTGCGACATCCTGCTGGGGCTCCTGGGCGGTCCGGCCACGGTGAACGATTTCATCCACGGCCTGGGCATAAAGGACATGGCCATCCGCTACGACGAGGCGCGGATGCAGCGGGATTGGCAGGCCCAGTTCGCCAACTGGAGCACGCCCCTGGCGCTCGCCCGCCTGCTGCGGCTTTTTTATCAGGGCAAAATTTTGTCGCCCCCCAGCACCGCTTTTCTCCTGGAAGTGATGCTTAACACCCAAGCGGGGGCTGAACGGATCAAGGGCAACCTGCCCCCAGGAACCCCGGTGGCCCACAAGACCGGCACCTCGGGCACCAGGGACGGGGTGAGGGCCGCCTTGAACGACGTGGGCATCATCACCTTGCCCAGCGGCGGGCATCTGGCCGTGGCGGTGCTGGTGAGCGACTGCCGGGAAAACCGCGCCACCGGCGAAAAGGCCATCGCGGCCATCGCGCGGGCGGCCTATGATCATTTTAGCGTCGCGGACAAGCCATCCCCGGCTGATTAG